A window of the Hordeum vulgare subsp. vulgare chromosome 5H, MorexV3_pseudomolecules_assembly, whole genome shotgun sequence genome harbors these coding sequences:
- the LOC123395233 gene encoding RNA polymerase sigma factor sigF, chloroplastic isoform X1 produces MNSSRSLLTSPLFPTSSPNFRGAASSPSPSRTSVCAVPMIHDSTGGRASTACHYSPSLVAEEQHAHGAVSLKGEKALLEFLLDMALEQHTEGKSLTGEDGAEGEFESYLRGLQRQVIYQQAFGEKNSFIPVTTSTSTPDAQSGAILDRGATSAATVMKEVTILTEESGTSVESKHPYDKLLSNGQVFIRSTRLLERRSKKRNVPRASTSTDVVQCSVADSKKKDRPKKYGRVLGPDEPFRLFLRDRETTEFLTAKEERHLFSQIQNLMRLEEAQRRLEEQCGREPTLPEWAQAVGMSCKDLQSSIHIGRRCREKMARSNFRLVIHVARKYQGYGLDIEDLVQDGCCGLMKTFEKFNPSKGCRFPTYAYWWIRQAIKKSIFKHSRLIRLPESVYARLKKVGKARLECILEGEQPTNQNVARRAGISIEKLAKLKAKTRKPRSMQDQVWSNDAVTFQEITEDPNIDSPDLVVDRIMMRQQVREFLGILSTREKEIVEHRFGIYDGEPKTLHVIGDMYGLSKERIRQLQNRALDKLKRSVSTQGFDVYLDLLTSND; encoded by the exons ATGAATTCCAGCCGGAGCCTCCTCACGTCGCCCCTCTTCCCTACCAGTTCTCCAAACTTCAGGGGCGCCGCCTCCTCACCATCCCCCTCCCGCACCTCAG TTTGTGCAGTTCCGATGATACATGACAGCACCGGCGGCCGAGCATCCACCGCATGCCACTACTCGCCGTCGCTCGTAGCAGAAGAGCAGCATGCCCATGGCGCGGTCTCCCTCAAGGGCGAGAAGGCCTTGCTGGAGTTCCTGCTGGACATG GCTTTGGAACAGCACACGGAAGGGAAGAGCCTCACAGGCGAAGACGGGGCGGAGGGTGAGTTTGAGAGCTATCTGCGAGGCCTGCAGCGGCAAGTCATTTACCAGCAGGCGTTCGG TGAAAAGAACAGTTTTATTCCCGTTACCACTTCAACGTCAACGCCGGACGCGCAATCAGGTGCTATTTTGGACCGTGGTGCAACCTCAGCAGCAACGGTGATGAAGGAGGTGACAATTTTGACAGAGGAATCAGGCACAAGTGTCGAGTCGAAGCACCCTTACGACAAACTGTTGAGCAatggccaagtgttcattcgatcGACACGGTTGCTTGAGAGAAGATCGAAGAAACGCAATGTTCCTCGAGCATCAACAAGCACTGATGTTGTCCAGTGCAGTGTCGCCGACTCCAAGAAgaaagacaggccaaagaagtaTGGCAGGGTTCTCGGTCCAGACGAACCCTTCAGGTTGTTCCTACGAGACCGCGAGACGACAGAGTTCCTGACGGCAAAGGAAGAGAGACACCTGTTCAGTCAGATACAG AATCTCATGAGACTAGAGGAGGCTCAGCGTAGGCTAGAAGAGCAATGTGGCCGCGAGCCGACCCTTCCGGAGTGGGCTCAGGCCGTAGGAATGAGCTGCAAGGACCTGCAGTCGTCCATACACATCGGAAGGCGCTGCAGGGAGAAGATGGCTCGCTCCAACTTCCGCCTTGTGATACACGTAGCTAGGAAATACCAGGGATATGGCCTTGACATTGAGGATCTAGTTCAG GACGGATGCTGTGGGTTGATGAAGACCTTCGAGAAGTTCAATCCAAGCAAGGGATGCAGGTTCCCGACGTACGCGTACTGGTGGATACGCCAAGCAATCAAAAAGTCTATCTTCAAGCATTCAAGACTGATTCGGTTGCCG GAGAGCGTGTATGCTCGTCTGAAAAAGGTGGGGAAAGCAAGGCTGGAGTGCATCTTGGAAGGGGAGCAGCCTACTAACCAAAATGTAGCTAGGCGTGCGGGCATCTCGATCGAGAAGCTGGCGAAACTCAAAGCAAAGACCAGAAAGCCACGATCAATGCAGGATCAAGTTTGGTCCAACGACGCAGTCACCTTCCAG GAGATCACGGAGGACCCGAACATCGATTCGCCGGACCTGGTGGTGGACAGGATCATGATGAGGCAGCAGGTGCGGGAGTTCCTGGGCATCCTGAGCACGAGGGAGAAGGAGATCGTCGAGCACCGGTTCGGGATCTACGACGGCGAGCCCAAGACGCTCCACGTGATCGGCGACATGTACGGCCTGTCCAAGGAGCGGATCCGGCAGCTCCAGAACCGGGCCTTGGACAAGCTGAAGCGGAGCGTGTCGACGCAGGGGTTCGACGTCTACTTGGACCTGCTGACCTCGAACGACTAG
- the LOC123395233 gene encoding RNA polymerase sigma factor sigF, chloroplastic isoform X2, whose amino-acid sequence MNSSRSLLTSPLFPTSSPNFRGAASSPSPSRTSVPMIHDSTGGRASTACHYSPSLVAEEQHAHGAVSLKGEKALLEFLLDMALEQHTEGKSLTGEDGAEGEFESYLRGLQRQVIYQQAFGEKNSFIPVTTSTSTPDAQSGAILDRGATSAATVMKEVTILTEESGTSVESKHPYDKLLSNGQVFIRSTRLLERRSKKRNVPRASTSTDVVQCSVADSKKKDRPKKYGRVLGPDEPFRLFLRDRETTEFLTAKEERHLFSQIQNLMRLEEAQRRLEEQCGREPTLPEWAQAVGMSCKDLQSSIHIGRRCREKMARSNFRLVIHVARKYQGYGLDIEDLVQDGCCGLMKTFEKFNPSKGCRFPTYAYWWIRQAIKKSIFKHSRLIRLPESVYARLKKVGKARLECILEGEQPTNQNVARRAGISIEKLAKLKAKTRKPRSMQDQVWSNDAVTFQEITEDPNIDSPDLVVDRIMMRQQVREFLGILSTREKEIVEHRFGIYDGEPKTLHVIGDMYGLSKERIRQLQNRALDKLKRSVSTQGFDVYLDLLTSND is encoded by the exons ATGAATTCCAGCCGGAGCCTCCTCACGTCGCCCCTCTTCCCTACCAGTTCTCCAAACTTCAGGGGCGCCGCCTCCTCACCATCCCCCTCCCGCACCTCAG TTCCGATGATACATGACAGCACCGGCGGCCGAGCATCCACCGCATGCCACTACTCGCCGTCGCTCGTAGCAGAAGAGCAGCATGCCCATGGCGCGGTCTCCCTCAAGGGCGAGAAGGCCTTGCTGGAGTTCCTGCTGGACATG GCTTTGGAACAGCACACGGAAGGGAAGAGCCTCACAGGCGAAGACGGGGCGGAGGGTGAGTTTGAGAGCTATCTGCGAGGCCTGCAGCGGCAAGTCATTTACCAGCAGGCGTTCGG TGAAAAGAACAGTTTTATTCCCGTTACCACTTCAACGTCAACGCCGGACGCGCAATCAGGTGCTATTTTGGACCGTGGTGCAACCTCAGCAGCAACGGTGATGAAGGAGGTGACAATTTTGACAGAGGAATCAGGCACAAGTGTCGAGTCGAAGCACCCTTACGACAAACTGTTGAGCAatggccaagtgttcattcgatcGACACGGTTGCTTGAGAGAAGATCGAAGAAACGCAATGTTCCTCGAGCATCAACAAGCACTGATGTTGTCCAGTGCAGTGTCGCCGACTCCAAGAAgaaagacaggccaaagaagtaTGGCAGGGTTCTCGGTCCAGACGAACCCTTCAGGTTGTTCCTACGAGACCGCGAGACGACAGAGTTCCTGACGGCAAAGGAAGAGAGACACCTGTTCAGTCAGATACAG AATCTCATGAGACTAGAGGAGGCTCAGCGTAGGCTAGAAGAGCAATGTGGCCGCGAGCCGACCCTTCCGGAGTGGGCTCAGGCCGTAGGAATGAGCTGCAAGGACCTGCAGTCGTCCATACACATCGGAAGGCGCTGCAGGGAGAAGATGGCTCGCTCCAACTTCCGCCTTGTGATACACGTAGCTAGGAAATACCAGGGATATGGCCTTGACATTGAGGATCTAGTTCAG GACGGATGCTGTGGGTTGATGAAGACCTTCGAGAAGTTCAATCCAAGCAAGGGATGCAGGTTCCCGACGTACGCGTACTGGTGGATACGCCAAGCAATCAAAAAGTCTATCTTCAAGCATTCAAGACTGATTCGGTTGCCG GAGAGCGTGTATGCTCGTCTGAAAAAGGTGGGGAAAGCAAGGCTGGAGTGCATCTTGGAAGGGGAGCAGCCTACTAACCAAAATGTAGCTAGGCGTGCGGGCATCTCGATCGAGAAGCTGGCGAAACTCAAAGCAAAGACCAGAAAGCCACGATCAATGCAGGATCAAGTTTGGTCCAACGACGCAGTCACCTTCCAG GAGATCACGGAGGACCCGAACATCGATTCGCCGGACCTGGTGGTGGACAGGATCATGATGAGGCAGCAGGTGCGGGAGTTCCTGGGCATCCTGAGCACGAGGGAGAAGGAGATCGTCGAGCACCGGTTCGGGATCTACGACGGCGAGCCCAAGACGCTCCACGTGATCGGCGACATGTACGGCCTGTCCAAGGAGCGGATCCGGCAGCTCCAGAACCGGGCCTTGGACAAGCTGAAGCGGAGCGTGTCGACGCAGGGGTTCGACGTCTACTTGGACCTGCTGACCTCGAACGACTAG